From a region of the Aeoliella mucimassa genome:
- a CDS encoding sensor histidine kinase: MDIAAGIAHEINTPMQFVQDNVAYVEQVLERVNEVIRCYESQLTDDDPIAWKQRRLTIDEMIRDCGCNHVRLQIEEAVAECHLGIQRVVSIVKAMKMFSHPGNEGRVLIDLNEAIDMAITISRTRWKYAAKVKLDLDRELQPVSVFASELNQVLLNLVVNACDAIVSKFGEGDQGQIHITTRSTETEVVIEIRDNGCGIPTEAQHRVFDQFFTTKEVGKGTGQGLALCRNVIVKMHGGTLRFESEVGQGTTFYIGLPKAVEQTGSEQVSEVDANSTVVGEVVGESEATYSLVES, translated from the coding sequence TTGGATATCGCAGCCGGCATCGCCCACGAGATCAACACGCCGATGCAGTTTGTGCAGGACAACGTCGCTTACGTGGAACAGGTGCTCGAACGGGTAAACGAAGTGATCCGCTGCTACGAATCGCAGCTTACCGACGACGACCCGATAGCTTGGAAGCAACGCCGACTTACGATCGACGAGATGATTCGTGATTGCGGCTGTAATCACGTCCGACTGCAGATTGAAGAAGCGGTGGCCGAATGCCATCTCGGCATCCAGCGAGTCGTCTCGATCGTGAAAGCGATGAAGATGTTCTCGCATCCTGGCAACGAAGGTCGGGTGTTGATCGACTTGAATGAGGCGATCGATATGGCGATCACCATCTCTCGAACTCGTTGGAAATACGCAGCGAAAGTGAAGCTCGATCTTGATCGCGAGTTGCAGCCAGTCTCGGTATTCGCATCGGAACTAAATCAGGTGCTTTTGAACCTGGTGGTAAATGCATGCGATGCGATCGTGTCGAAGTTTGGCGAAGGAGACCAAGGGCAGATCCATATCACCACCCGCAGCACCGAAACGGAAGTAGTGATTGAGATTCGAGACAACGGATGCGGCATACCCACCGAAGCTCAACATCGGGTGTTTGACCAGTTCTTTACAACGAAAGAGGTTGGCAAAGGTACTGGACAAGGATTGGCCTTGTGCCGCAACGTGATTGTAAAGATGCACGGCGGTACCTTGCGTTTTGAGAGTGAGGTGGGGCAAGGCACCACCTTCTACATTGGCTTGCCCAAGGCAGTTGAGCAGACAGGCAGCGAGCAGGTATCCGAGGTGGATGCCAATAGCACGGTGGTAGGGGAAGTTGTAGGCGAAAGCGAAGCGACCTACAGCTTGGTTGAATCATAA
- a CDS encoding globin family protein, which yields MQSTWMQAAQQADAVAKLFYTRLFEIAPEVRPLFKGELEQQGRKLMAMLAVAVNGLPKLDQIVPAVQDLGRRHHEYGVEDEDYESVGEALLWTLEQGLGEAFTEEARDAWTLTYTTLADVMKAAAPSSAT from the coding sequence GTGCAAAGTACCTGGATGCAGGCAGCCCAGCAGGCGGACGCGGTCGCCAAGTTGTTCTATACGCGGTTGTTCGAAATCGCGCCAGAAGTGCGACCGTTGTTTAAGGGGGAACTGGAACAGCAGGGGCGGAAGCTCATGGCCATGCTGGCGGTCGCGGTGAATGGCTTGCCAAAGCTCGATCAGATTGTGCCAGCGGTGCAAGACCTAGGCCGCCGACATCATGAGTATGGCGTAGAAGACGAAGACTACGAATCGGTCGGCGAAGCACTGCTCTGGACGCTGGAGCAAGGGCTCGGCGAAGCCTTCACGGAAGAAGCAAGGGATGCCTGGACCTTGACCTACACGACGCTAGCCGACGTGATGAAAGCAGCCGCACCGAGTTCAGCCACATAG
- a CDS encoding alginate export family protein, giving the protein MPVDRCGQWGTVDVGGQLRLRYHHEQGMGQLPETSRFQDTETDFLLTRLRLYTNWKVSDRVRLYAEGIYADVSTSDLYIPRAIDDNYGDFLNLFVDVAVTDSTAVRVGRQELLYGSQRVVSPLDWANTRRTFEGVKIMYNECDWSIDTFFTNYVPVDDTDLDQADYNQRFYGVYGVYSGLENATVDMYYLGYDDDRALGSNAAGSRDFSLHTLGLRISGSQGDWLYEFEGGPQFGRQSGIGANHSAGFATAGIGRKLDMKWKPTIWFYYDYASGNSADGDFNRYNQLFPLAHKYLGFIDATQRANIESPNLLLTMTPHEKVSLLFWYYHLMSNTAGDIVPSIGGTPTQSTSSKDWGDELDATVQYKFTPRSNILFGYSYFWAGNKITPVAGATDADFFYTQWELNF; this is encoded by the coding sequence ATGCCGGTGGATCGTTGTGGTCAATGGGGAACCGTGGACGTTGGTGGGCAACTGCGCCTGCGATATCACCACGAGCAGGGCATGGGGCAACTGCCCGAAACCAGCCGTTTCCAGGACACCGAAACCGACTTTCTGTTAACTCGACTACGACTGTACACCAACTGGAAGGTCTCCGACCGGGTGCGGCTGTACGCCGAAGGCATTTATGCCGATGTCTCGACGTCCGATCTCTATATTCCACGAGCTATCGACGACAACTACGGTGATTTTCTTAATCTGTTCGTCGATGTTGCGGTAACCGATAGCACGGCTGTTCGAGTAGGCCGCCAGGAACTCCTCTATGGATCGCAGCGTGTTGTCTCGCCACTCGATTGGGCGAATACCCGCCGCACCTTTGAGGGCGTGAAGATCATGTACAACGAGTGCGATTGGTCGATTGATACCTTCTTTACCAACTATGTTCCTGTCGACGACACCGATCTTGACCAGGCCGATTACAACCAGCGTTTCTACGGCGTTTATGGTGTCTATAGTGGTCTCGAGAACGCAACCGTCGACATGTATTACCTGGGATACGACGACGACCGCGCCCTCGGTAGCAATGCGGCCGGCAGTCGCGACTTTTCGCTTCACACGCTAGGTCTCCGGATCTCTGGATCTCAAGGAGATTGGCTTTACGAGTTCGAAGGTGGACCACAGTTTGGCCGCCAGAGCGGCATCGGCGCGAATCACTCTGCGGGTTTTGCAACTGCTGGTATTGGTCGCAAACTCGACATGAAGTGGAAACCTACCATTTGGTTCTATTACGATTATGCATCGGGCAATTCTGCCGATGGCGACTTCAATCGTTACAACCAGCTATTTCCACTCGCCCATAAGTACTTGGGATTCATTGATGCAACTCAAAGAGCAAACATCGAATCGCCCAACTTACTGCTAACCATGACACCTCATGAGAAGGTGAGCCTGCTGTTCTGGTACTATCACTTGATGTCGAATACAGCTGGCGATATTGTGCCATCGATCGGCGGAACACCTACCCAAAGCACTTCCAGTAAAGACTGGGGCGATGAACTCGACGCGACAGTTCAATACAAGTTCACTCCACGGTCGAACATTCTATTCGGTTACTCCTACTTTTGGGCGGGTAACAAGATTACCCCAGTCGCCGGGGCTACCGATGCCGATTTCTTCTACACGCAGTGGGAACTCAATTTCTGA
- a CDS encoding cupin domain-containing protein, protein MDYTAIMNVAGEVDFATDSTVSRTIHQDDSSKAVLFAFDAKQELSEHTAAMPAVLLFIEGQARVSLGDETLEATAGTFIHMAPHLPHSISAEVPTKMLLLLMKASKSKPS, encoded by the coding sequence ATGGACTACACTGCCATCATGAATGTCGCCGGTGAGGTAGACTTCGCGACCGACAGCACCGTAAGTCGAACGATTCATCAAGACGATAGTTCCAAAGCGGTATTGTTTGCCTTCGATGCGAAACAGGAGCTGTCAGAGCATACCGCAGCCATGCCGGCGGTGCTGTTGTTCATCGAAGGCCAGGCGAGAGTCTCGCTAGGCGACGAAACTCTCGAAGCCACCGCTGGCACGTTTATCCATATGGCTCCCCATCTTCCTCACAGTATTTCTGCTGAAGTGCCGACGAAAATGTTGCTGCTCCTAATGAAAGCTTCAAAAAGCAAACCGTCATAG
- the nrfH gene encoding cytochrome c nitrite reductase small subunit — protein sequence MPVLVAATFGVLGGLGVFTFGYGEGYAYLGNDPQSCANCHVMQESYDSWVKSSHHAVAVCNDCHTPHDSYAAKYLTKADNGFFHSLAFTTGNFKDPIQIKQRNSKVVQASCLHCHQDLVNHMLPLHEGDDMLSCVHCHASVGHSQSIAPRRYEGY from the coding sequence ATGCCGGTGCTCGTGGCAGCCACATTTGGGGTACTCGGCGGACTGGGGGTATTCACTTTTGGCTATGGCGAGGGTTACGCCTACTTGGGGAACGATCCTCAGAGTTGCGCCAACTGTCACGTGATGCAGGAGTCGTACGATTCCTGGGTTAAATCAAGTCATCATGCGGTTGCCGTATGCAACGACTGTCATACGCCACACGATAGCTACGCCGCGAAGTATTTGACCAAAGCCGACAACGGATTCTTCCATTCGCTTGCTTTTACTACTGGTAACTTCAAGGATCCCATTCAGATCAAGCAGCGCAACAGCAAAGTGGTTCAGGCATCTTGTCTGCACTGTCATCAGGATCTTGTGAATCACATGCTCCCGCTCCATGAGGGCGACGACATGCTCAGCTGTGTGCATTGTCATGCAAGTGTGGGGCACTCGCAGTCTATCGCACCTCGACGCTATGAAGGATATTGA
- a CDS encoding ammonia-forming cytochrome c nitrite reductase subunit c552, whose amino-acid sequence MPKNAMQSTPDKQSGKATVLLLAFLVAAIGTALVAWVLITMFTHKQEARVPYVQVVELNEISVDPEPWGLNWPHHFDGWKATAGDKFYGGSSAMPQSKLEKQPWLKRLYAGYAFSIDYRQARGHAYMLYDQGVTERVTKKPQAGACLHCHGSTTVLYRKVGLEALGEDSSDEALAADFNMEAVQKGFEEVSTKTYEEVLAMLKQAPDGTPDENEPVFPPAPVGGFEGEFAGQPVPEDHPMVGEAHPVTCIDCHNPKTMAIRVTRPGFVNGIRALAEGEAPAPHLPSIAKWRNGDRNEPYDPNAHASRQEMRSFVCAQCHVEYYCANKKTLTFPWKNGLRMEDEERTWEETTFPDGSDFVDYIHGETGAVTYKVQHPEFELWSQGIHARSGVSCADCHMPYQRVGAAKLSSHNVQSPLKTINSSCQNCHHQSETELVDRIETIQSRNQALLERAGEAMTEMIDAILEAKAAGADDEALKDVFVLQRKAMWRLDYISSENSRGFHADQEAARILGESIDYSRQAQVAALRLRAPEAPSTADLPIEEVQGVTTPQEE is encoded by the coding sequence ATGCCAAAAAATGCGATGCAAAGCACACCTGATAAGCAATCCGGCAAAGCAACAGTTCTCCTGCTGGCGTTCTTGGTCGCTGCCATAGGTACCGCATTGGTGGCGTGGGTATTGATCACGATGTTCACTCATAAGCAGGAAGCTCGTGTTCCCTACGTACAAGTCGTCGAGCTCAACGAGATCTCTGTCGATCCCGAGCCATGGGGGCTGAATTGGCCGCATCATTTTGATGGGTGGAAGGCAACCGCAGGCGACAAATTCTATGGCGGATCGAGCGCAATGCCGCAGTCGAAGTTGGAAAAGCAGCCTTGGCTCAAGCGACTTTATGCGGGGTACGCTTTTAGCATTGATTATCGCCAGGCCCGGGGGCACGCCTACATGCTCTACGACCAAGGGGTGACAGAGCGGGTGACCAAAAAGCCGCAAGCAGGTGCCTGTTTGCACTGCCATGGGTCGACCACAGTGCTCTATCGTAAAGTTGGGTTGGAGGCTCTTGGCGAGGATAGTAGCGATGAGGCCTTAGCCGCCGATTTTAATATGGAAGCAGTACAAAAAGGCTTTGAAGAGGTAAGTACCAAAACCTACGAAGAGGTGCTGGCCATGTTGAAGCAGGCGCCTGATGGAACACCGGATGAAAACGAACCCGTGTTCCCGCCCGCCCCCGTTGGTGGATTTGAGGGGGAGTTTGCTGGCCAGCCAGTGCCTGAAGATCACCCAATGGTAGGCGAGGCGCATCCGGTCACTTGCATCGACTGTCACAATCCCAAAACCATGGCGATTCGCGTGACACGCCCTGGCTTTGTGAATGGCATCCGCGCACTGGCCGAAGGCGAAGCCCCTGCCCCGCATCTTCCGAGCATAGCCAAATGGCGAAATGGGGATCGCAACGAACCCTACGACCCGAATGCTCATGCTTCGCGCCAGGAAATGCGGTCGTTCGTATGTGCTCAGTGTCATGTGGAGTACTACTGTGCCAATAAAAAGACGCTCACGTTTCCGTGGAAGAATGGCTTGCGGATGGAAGACGAAGAGCGTACTTGGGAGGAGACGACATTCCCTGACGGGAGTGACTTTGTCGACTATATCCACGGAGAAACCGGCGCCGTTACTTACAAGGTGCAGCATCCTGAGTTCGAATTGTGGAGTCAGGGAATACATGCTCGCAGCGGAGTCAGTTGCGCCGATTGTCACATGCCCTACCAGCGTGTAGGAGCAGCAAAATTGAGCAGCCATAATGTGCAGTCTCCACTGAAGACCATAAACTCAAGCTGTCAGAATTGCCATCATCAGAGTGAAACGGAGTTGGTAGATCGCATCGAAACGATTCAGTCGCGAAATCAGGCGTTGCTGGAGCGTGCTGGCGAAGCAATGACGGAGATGATCGATGCCATACTGGAAGCCAAAGCGGCTGGCGCAGACGACGAAGCATTAAAAGATGTCTTCGTGCTTCAACGCAAGGCGATGTGGCGGCTTGACTATATTAGTAGCGAAAACTCCCGTGGGTTCCACGCCGATCAGGAAGCGGCTCGAATTCTTGGTGAGTCGATCGACTACAGTCGTCAGGCACAAGTGGCTGCCCTGCGTTTGCGTGCTCCAGAAGCACCCAGCACTGCTGACTTGCCGATTGAAGAGGTGCAAGGAGTCACGACGCCACAGGAGGAGTAA
- a CDS encoding metallophosphoesterase has protein sequence MPDTLLQSLPDGPLDIVGDVHGEMDALMTLLSRMGYQDGGRHPEGRRLVFVGDLTDRGPDSLAVVQFVHRCVDQGLAHCVLGNHDLNILLGKRKFDNGWFFGEEFYDSDGKLVPQRLASDDDRRQILDFFATLPLALHRPGLRVVHAYWDESFLGHIGCKTDAAAVHNYYADSLESYSLCRSLPQVEKELSYQNDNPVKLLTSGPVQQAAEPFESAGKLRVVERVPWWQDYSDPELCAFGHYSQDASMSRRNTKAICIDFGAYKRRQSDRPYKLAALRVPEMVIVCDDGTYLQLR, from the coding sequence ATGCCCGACACTCTCCTCCAATCTCTCCCCGACGGTCCCCTCGATATCGTGGGCGATGTCCATGGTGAGATGGACGCCCTCATGACTTTGCTAAGCAGGATGGGCTACCAGGACGGTGGTCGCCATCCCGAGGGGCGCAGGCTGGTGTTCGTCGGCGACCTTACCGATCGCGGTCCCGACAGCCTGGCGGTTGTGCAGTTTGTTCATCGCTGCGTCGATCAGGGGCTTGCGCATTGCGTGCTCGGCAATCACGATCTCAACATCCTGCTTGGCAAACGCAAGTTCGACAACGGTTGGTTCTTCGGCGAGGAGTTCTACGACTCCGATGGCAAGCTGGTCCCCCAGCGACTGGCGTCGGATGACGACCGGCGGCAGATTCTCGACTTCTTCGCCACACTGCCGCTTGCGCTGCATCGCCCCGGCTTGCGAGTGGTGCATGCCTACTGGGATGAGTCGTTCCTCGGTCACATCGGCTGCAAGACCGATGCGGCAGCGGTTCATAACTACTATGCCGATAGTCTCGAGTCCTACTCGCTCTGCCGGAGTCTGCCGCAGGTGGAGAAAGAACTCTCGTACCAGAACGACAACCCGGTGAAGCTGCTCACCTCCGGGCCGGTGCAACAAGCTGCCGAGCCCTTCGAATCAGCGGGCAAGCTCCGCGTCGTCGAGCGGGTGCCGTGGTGGCAGGACTACTCCGATCCAGAGCTCTGTGCGTTCGGTCACTACTCACAAGATGCCTCGATGAGTCGACGCAATACGAAGGCCATTTGCATCGACTTCGGTGCCTACAAACGCCGCCAGTCCGACCGGCCGTACAAGTTAGCCGCGTTGAGGGTGCCGGAAATGGTCATCGTTTGCGATGATGGAACCTACCTGCAGCTTCGGTGA
- a CDS encoding HTTM domain-containing protein: MGSRRTKPTHSPPMLDRLEQLFSKPVDGASLAVFRICFGLIMAWHIASYLIPGDGIRKLDFYYVDAVWNFSYMGFEWVRPWAEPWLTIHFVVASIAAIFVAVGLYYRAASITLFLSYTYFFLLEATNYNNHYYLMCLLAMLLSCMPATRRFSLDNLRAARRVRAADASPSPVDGLIPFWPVLLLRFQIFLVYFYGGIAKLNSDWLTGEPLLAPGDMLYTFLDSTIGLPNSLQVNHVCLMLAWGGLFYDLSVGLLLLWKRTRWIAIGLTFLFHLHNHFIFPIGVFPVMAFTSTLIFFPTDWPIQATRWLRCKATRQPVAANSLPKPQPRLRVSRVAVGLICLFVVWQSTWPLRHYFVAGDANWTEECQDFSWRMMLRAKAAGFLVYRVTDPDLQIVDSEDRSQIDWDACPAGTPKAVYASVDSHLFNWNHHPGMSTIYEPALGIRVIYTPTAAESSAIDLVEANKAKITERWQAAFNSEPEIEESISLNEAIAEIRQRIESPEVRRQFHPSTIAQLVGWIDELATAVTEQQKAEASSEAFQVAVTGALDRLSRSQLYSIVRPTLERLHPFALQGGVYSEKRFLVIRDSNRSVDLDDQALLALSHGEPYLVWVDFSRLRPVDWRGLPKSMVTFEDRMLNVVWNHFHDIHSQQLEKFTVRPYLIRQYARHIADCWEESTGRRPEVQASSYIMLNYYFPRPLVDPEVDLAKVAYDPLHHNDWILPRATHRIDLSNLPRSRH, from the coding sequence ATGGGTTCAAGACGCACCAAACCTACACACTCTCCGCCAATGCTGGACCGGCTTGAGCAGCTGTTCAGCAAGCCGGTCGATGGCGCCTCGCTAGCCGTGTTTCGCATCTGCTTTGGCCTGATCATGGCGTGGCATATCGCCTCCTACCTGATTCCTGGAGACGGCATCCGCAAGCTGGATTTCTACTACGTCGATGCGGTATGGAATTTTAGCTACATGGGCTTCGAGTGGGTGCGTCCTTGGGCCGAACCATGGCTAACGATTCACTTCGTCGTCGCGTCTATTGCTGCGATCTTTGTTGCGGTCGGACTGTACTACCGAGCAGCGTCCATTACATTGTTCTTGAGCTACACCTATTTCTTTCTGCTTGAGGCAACCAACTACAACAACCACTACTACCTAATGTGTTTGCTCGCGATGTTGTTAAGTTGCATGCCGGCCACTCGCCGGTTCTCGCTCGACAACCTCCGGGCGGCGCGACGAGTTCGGGCAGCGGATGCGAGCCCCTCGCCCGTCGATGGGCTAATTCCCTTTTGGCCCGTGTTGTTGCTTCGCTTTCAAATATTTCTGGTCTATTTTTACGGCGGCATTGCGAAACTAAACTCAGACTGGTTGACCGGTGAACCGTTGCTCGCACCAGGCGACATGCTATACACATTCCTCGATAGCACCATTGGATTGCCAAACAGCTTGCAGGTGAACCATGTCTGTCTGATGCTTGCCTGGGGCGGACTGTTCTACGACTTGTCGGTGGGGCTCTTATTACTGTGGAAGCGCACCCGGTGGATTGCGATCGGCCTGACGTTCTTGTTTCATCTGCACAACCATTTCATCTTCCCGATTGGTGTCTTTCCAGTGATGGCGTTCACCTCGACGCTGATATTTTTCCCTACCGACTGGCCAATCCAAGCGACTCGTTGGCTGCGTTGCAAAGCAACGCGGCAACCCGTGGCAGCTAACTCGCTCCCAAAACCGCAACCTCGCCTGCGAGTGTCGCGAGTCGCAGTCGGATTGATTTGCTTGTTTGTCGTATGGCAGAGCACTTGGCCTTTGCGACACTACTTTGTTGCTGGCGATGCCAACTGGACGGAGGAATGTCAGGACTTCAGCTGGCGAATGATGCTAAGAGCCAAGGCTGCCGGCTTTCTAGTATATCGTGTTACTGATCCTGATCTTCAGATTGTTGACTCTGAAGATCGCTCACAAATCGATTGGGATGCCTGTCCTGCAGGCACGCCCAAGGCTGTGTATGCTTCCGTCGACAGCCACCTATTCAATTGGAATCATCACCCTGGAATGTCTACGATTTACGAGCCGGCATTAGGAATACGAGTCATTTACACTCCAACGGCAGCTGAGAGCTCAGCTATCGACCTCGTGGAGGCTAACAAGGCGAAGATAACCGAGCGTTGGCAGGCTGCTTTCAATAGTGAACCGGAAATTGAAGAAAGCATATCGCTCAATGAGGCAATCGCAGAGATTCGCCAACGGATCGAGAGCCCCGAGGTGCGGCGGCAATTCCACCCTTCTACAATCGCCCAACTCGTTGGATGGATCGACGAACTTGCGACGGCCGTCACGGAGCAGCAAAAAGCAGAAGCTTCTTCCGAGGCATTTCAGGTTGCAGTGACCGGAGCATTGGATCGCCTTAGTCGCTCCCAGCTGTACTCAATCGTTCGCCCCACGCTGGAGAGGCTTCACCCGTTTGCTTTGCAGGGTGGTGTGTATTCGGAAAAGCGGTTCCTCGTGATTCGCGACTCTAATCGCAGCGTCGACCTAGACGATCAAGCACTGCTTGCCCTGTCACACGGCGAGCCCTATTTGGTGTGGGTCGACTTCTCTCGTTTGCGGCCCGTCGATTGGCGGGGATTGCCCAAGTCGATGGTTACGTTTGAAGATCGAATGCTCAACGTGGTCTGGAACCACTTCCATGACATCCATTCCCAACAGCTTGAGAAGTTTACTGTGCGTCCGTACCTTATCCGTCAGTACGCTCGCCATATCGCCGACTGCTGGGAAGAGTCAACCGGTCGGCGCCCCGAGGTACAAGCCAGTAGCTATATTATGCTCAACTACTACTTCCCACGCCCGCTGGTCGACCCCGAGGTCGACTTAGCAAAAGTTGCCTACGATCCGTTGCACCATAACGATTGGATCCTACCGCGCGCTACACATCGCATCGACCTTAGCAACTTACCAAGAAGCCGGCATTAG
- a CDS encoding Lpg1974 family pore-forming outer membrane protein, with protein MLRTLITASVAIACGCLFHFKCEAQEVDFTTYNDLLERVAVLEQQNAQRPVAASQYGQGGSCGNQLSLGQSDACCQSSSCGREGVYFMYEQVLVAPFQTNSTAIIAQNDPVIEHIGFGWNMEPSNRIEFGYLGGKGCLGWRTRYWQFDHSETLEVDSSVGLVQDEGAIVFSSTNSGDTIIGVVDVDTAVMTQQIEMDVLDFELQRQFSSSFLVSGGLRMAKANQTYFAVTDSGTVNSSINFEGFGPTLAGEFRYPVRHTRFSVYGIGRTSLLYGQQDFIATDSDGGEVLSIPNAGQLVGNLELQLGAEYRFGKYDRCFIRTGAEAQFWSNLGSPNPSATYADDSDEAVADDPRGEDLGFIGLTISGGFSY; from the coding sequence ATGCTGCGTACATTAATCACAGCGAGCGTGGCGATAGCCTGCGGCTGCTTATTTCACTTCAAATGCGAGGCTCAGGAGGTCGACTTTACGACCTATAATGATTTGCTGGAGCGAGTTGCGGTGTTGGAGCAGCAGAATGCCCAAAGGCCAGTTGCCGCGTCTCAGTATGGGCAAGGTGGCAGTTGTGGCAACCAGCTAAGTCTCGGGCAGAGTGACGCGTGCTGCCAGTCATCTAGCTGTGGTCGCGAGGGCGTCTACTTCATGTACGAGCAAGTACTCGTTGCCCCATTTCAAACCAATTCTACGGCCATCATCGCTCAGAATGATCCCGTGATCGAGCACATTGGCTTCGGGTGGAACATGGAGCCATCGAACCGCATCGAGTTCGGATACCTGGGCGGCAAAGGTTGTTTAGGCTGGCGAACTCGTTACTGGCAGTTCGACCATAGTGAAACGCTTGAGGTCGACAGTTCGGTCGGCCTGGTTCAGGACGAAGGCGCTATTGTCTTCTCGTCGACGAATAGTGGTGACACGATCATCGGTGTGGTCGACGTCGATACGGCCGTTATGACTCAGCAGATCGAGATGGACGTACTCGACTTTGAACTGCAACGACAGTTCTCTTCTTCGTTTCTCGTGAGCGGTGGTCTACGGATGGCCAAGGCCAACCAGACCTACTTCGCGGTAACTGACTCGGGAACTGTGAATAGCAGCATCAACTTCGAGGGATTCGGGCCAACGCTAGCAGGTGAGTTCCGATATCCAGTTCGGCACACCAGATTCTCCGTCTACGGCATTGGGCGAACCTCGCTGCTATACGGGCAGCAGGACTTTATCGCCACGGATAGCGACGGGGGCGAAGTTCTCTCGATTCCCAACGCAGGCCAATTAGTCGGCAACCTGGAACTTCAGCTCGGAGCCGAATACCGCTTTGGCAAGTACGATCGGTGCTTCATCCGCACCGGTGCCGAGGCACAGTTTTGGTCGAACCTCGGTAGTCCCAACCCCTCGGCAACGTACGCCGACGACTCCGATGAGGCGGTCGCCGACGATCCACGTGGCGAAGACCTAGGATTCATCGGGTTAACGATAAGCGGCGGCTTTTCGTACTAA